A part of Rhopalosiphum maidis isolate BTI-1 chromosome 3, ASM367621v3, whole genome shotgun sequence genomic DNA contains:
- the LOC113559716 gene encoding vegetative cell wall protein gp1-like, whose protein sequence is MEDCTKKTGAKKTVRFNPELQVVFAEQDEPDRVPGLANLSRPTLLQHGQVHRLGLLRRSRPRQQPRPPALLPKKSTDVLALINGLLDKPLEKSPTSSPPSSPSSVAPSSPSSIAPSSPTSSPPSSVAPSSPSSVAPSSPSSVAPSSPSSSPPPLLPKQQTLPKPKLLPKPKVLPEPQPRPRSKKPVSCRGKHRVRHVTIDDGPSGTDELPARSGFLKPLCVNHPVPPTMAPPPPVPPRMVPFPPVPRLPQPSTSSDATPMGNVTDGITVVTEYQNDKAGGSDGKHKGRCKPRDGRCKKCDGVANQSQGDDGDGSESDDHHGCGMRCVRFTVECMGCTIS, encoded by the coding sequence ATGGAAGATTGCACGAAAAAGACCGGCGCAAAGAAAACCGTTCGGTTCAACCCCGAACTGCAAGTGGTGTTTGCCGAACAAGATGAACCAGATCGCGTTCCTGGCCTAGCTAACCTGTCACGGCCTACGCTTCTTCAGCATGGACAGGTACACCGATTGGGTTTGTTGCGGCGCTCGCGGCCGCGACAACAGCCTAGGCCGCCCGCACTACTGCCCAAGAAATCAACGGACGTGTTGGCGCTCATTAACGGCTTATTGGATAAGCCGTTAGAGAAATCGCCGACATCGTCGCCACCGTCCTCGCCGTCGTCGGTCGCACCGTCCTCGCCGTCGTCGATCGCACCGTCCTCGCCGACATCGTCGCCACCGTCGTCGGTCGCACCGTCCTCGCCGTCGTCGGTCGCACCGTCGTCGCCTTCGTCGGTCGCACCGTcctcgccgtcgtcgtcgccacCGCCGCTGCTACCCAAGCAGCAGACGCTTCCGAAGCCAAAGCTGCTACCCAAGCCGAAGGTGCTACCCGAACCGCAGCCGCGGCCGCGCTCAAAAAAGCCGGTCTCATGTCGGGGTAAGCATCGTGTTAGACATGTTACGATCGATGATGGACCGTCCGGTACGGACGAACTGCCCGCCAGAAGCGGATTTTTAAAGCCGCTTTGCGTAAATCATCCCGTACCACCGACGATGGCGCCGCCCCCACCCGTGCCACCGAGGATGGTGCCGTTCCCGCCCGTGCCGCGGCTGCCGCAGCCGTCAACGTCAAGCGACGCCACACCAATGGGAAACGTTACTGACGGTATAACCGTGGTCACCGAGTACCAAAATGATAAAGCCGGCGGTAGCGACGGCAAACACAAAGGTCGCTGCAAACCACGGGACGGCCGCTGTAAAAAGTGTGACGGTGTGGCCAACCAGTCACAAGGGGATGACGGCGATGGCAGCGAAAGTGACGACCACCACGGGTGCGGGATGCGATGTGTGCGGTTCACAGTGGAGTGCATGGGGTGCACCATCTCATAG